Proteins from one Chroococcidiopsis sp. CCMEE 29 genomic window:
- a CDS encoding GAF domain-containing sensor histidine kinase — translation MPISQDLSLCRTLPLTTFEQLGQMLQQMAQVVGNEAAVLTEAMLSSIPMPIEQVEKFTLVVSQRFSALLVGTSIDCPSSLNVRLTFDPEAIALFLSQLSDLLQHYPQAQAALGNYRQILQPNDAKLQSEFTLLLLSTLTPKANSNQNLPAAIYPHVSVCQPVEDALRQQIAHERLLNQVTTKIRQSLELPVILTTVVEQVREFLQVDRLVIYQFEERDGRKQGEQGRQGRQGEKSHSLLMGCVVYEARATESIPSVLNYKEENCFSPTSPSWEKYRQGFTLAVADVEVTYTLSKCLLGFLKVSQVRAKLVAPIVIQEKLWGLLIAHQCTEPRDWLDSEKNLLRQIAEQLAIAIHQAELMGALTQEKQTLEQRVIERTQALHDALIAAEAASRAKSEFLATMSHELRSPLTRVIGMSATLLRLGQLNQRQRHYLQTIYDSGEHLLTLINDILDLSQLEAGKAVLNVSTFSLVTLAQASLRSLAETAQRQTVNLKLDLKFEPLCDRFAADRQRVQQILWNLLSNAVKFTPAGGQVILRIWMENNHAVFQVEDTGIGIPEQQLPLLFEKFQQLNSPYCRLYEGAGMGLALTKHLVELHRGRIEVESTVGVGSSFTVWLPMNRE, via the coding sequence ATGCCTATTTCTCAGGACTTGAGCTTGTGTCGCACCTTGCCCTTGACAACCTTTGAGCAACTAGGGCAGATGTTACAGCAGATGGCTCAAGTAGTGGGAAATGAAGCTGCTGTGCTGACAGAGGCTATGCTCTCCTCGATTCCCATGCCTATAGAGCAGGTAGAAAAATTTACTCTCGTAGTCTCCCAGCGATTTAGTGCGCTGCTAGTGGGAACGTCAATCGACTGCCCCTCGTCCCTAAATGTTAGGTTGACGTTTGATCCAGAGGCGATCGCGCTTTTCCTTTCTCAATTAAGCGACTTACTCCAGCATTATCCCCAGGCTCAAGCAGCGCTCGGTAACTATCGCCAAATTCTCCAGCCGAACGATGCCAAGCTCCAGAGTGAATTCACGCTCTTATTACTGTCCACTCTCACTCCAAAAGCAAATTCTAACCAAAATCTCCCTGCAGCAATCTATCCCCATGTTTCTGTTTGCCAACCCGTGGAAGACGCACTGCGTCAGCAGATTGCTCACGAGCGGCTACTTAATCAAGTAACAACCAAGATTCGCCAAAGCCTAGAATTACCAGTAATCTTAACAACAGTAGTTGAGCAGGTACGAGAGTTTTTACAAGTAGACCGATTAGTGATTTATCAATTTGAGGAGAGAGATGGAAGAAAGCAAGGGGAGCAGGGGAGGCAGGGGAGGCAGGGGGAGAAAAGCCACTCGCTACTCATGGGTTGTGTTGTTTATGAAGCCCGCGCTACAGAATCTATCCCCTCAGTATTAAATTACAAGGAAGAAAATTGCTTTTCGCCGACTTCTCCAAGTTGGGAAAAGTATCGCCAAGGCTTCACTTTAGCCGTTGCTGATGTTGAAGTGACGTATACCCTATCAAAATGCTTGCTAGGTTTTCTTAAGGTAAGCCAAGTCCGGGCAAAGTTGGTAGCCCCGATTGTAATTCAGGAAAAATTGTGGGGTCTACTGATTGCTCATCAGTGTACCGAGCCACGCGATTGGCTTGACAGTGAAAAAAATTTGCTCAGGCAGATTGCTGAACAGCTGGCGATCGCCATCCATCAAGCAGAGTTAATGGGAGCCTTGACGCAGGAAAAACAAACTCTAGAACAACGAGTGATCGAGCGTACCCAAGCACTTCATGATGCCCTAATTGCTGCTGAAGCTGCAAGCCGCGCTAAAAGTGAATTTCTCGCTACCATGAGCCACGAACTGCGATCGCCTTTGACCCGCGTGATTGGCATGTCTGCCACGCTGTTGCGTTTGGGTCAGCTAAATCAGCGGCAACGGCATTATCTGCAAACAATCTACGACAGTGGAGAACACTTGTTAACGCTTATTAATGACATTCTGGATCTATCGCAACTAGAGGCTGGGAAGGCGGTTTTAAATGTTAGTACGTTTTCCTTAGTGACCTTAGCCCAAGCTAGCTTGCGATCGCTGGCAGAAACAGCCCAGCGCCAAACTGTCAATCTGAAGCTCGATTTAAAATTTGAGCCTTTATGCGATCGCTTTGCCGCAGACCGTCAGCGGGTGCAACAAATTCTGTGGAATCTCTTGAGTAATGCCGTCAAATTCACTCCTGCAGGCGGACAGGTGATTCTGCGGATTTGGATGGAGAACAATCACGCTGTTTTTCAAGTGGAAGATACGGGCATTGGCATTCCAGAACAACAGTTACCGCTACTTTTTGAGAAATTTCAGCAACTCAATTCTCCTTACTGCCGCCTTTATGAGGGAGCAGGAATGGGTTTGGCATTAACAAAACATCTGGTAGAGCTTCACCGAGGTCGAATTGAAGTGGAATCTACTGTAGGAGTTGGCTCAAGTTTTACGGTATGGTTGCCTATGAATAGGGAGTAG
- a CDS encoding N-acetylmannosamine-6-phosphate 2-epimerase, producing MPVDFTSVIAPFRHNLIVSCQAPVDSPLHQPGVIAAIAQAAVNQGAVGVRIDTPAHISAVRQQVKVPIIGLWKQHLPGYDVYITPQFHHAAAIAEAGADIIAIDATSRNRPEGETVVSLITQIHQELGKPVMADVDTVEAAIAAANAGVDLVGTTLYGYTARTNHLTPPGFELLSQMVKKLNVPAICEGGISSPEFARRALDLGAYAVVVGTAITGIDHQVKAYQQAMTAEATKSAS from the coding sequence ATGCCAGTTGATTTCACTAGTGTGATTGCACCCTTCCGTCATAACTTGATAGTGTCCTGTCAGGCTCCGGTTGATTCGCCACTACATCAGCCAGGGGTAATTGCAGCGATCGCACAAGCAGCGGTTAACCAAGGGGCAGTCGGAGTCCGAATTGATACTCCTGCTCATATCAGTGCAGTGCGACAACAAGTTAAAGTGCCGATTATTGGGCTATGGAAGCAACATCTACCGGGATACGATGTGTACATAACTCCACAGTTTCACCATGCTGCGGCGATCGCTGAGGCTGGTGCAGATATCATTGCCATCGATGCCACCTCAAGGAACCGTCCGGAAGGAGAAACAGTTGTCTCACTGATTACACAAATTCATCAAGAACTCGGCAAGCCAGTCATGGCAGATGTGGATACAGTTGAGGCGGCGATTGCTGCGGCAAATGCTGGTGTAGATCTTGTGGGGACTACCCTCTACGGCTACACCGCTCGCACAAATCATCTTACGCCTCCCGGTTTTGAACTCCTTTCCCAGATGGTAAAAAAATTAAATGTTCCAGCAATTTGTGAAGGGGGAATTTCCTCACCCGAGTTTGCTCGTCGCGCCTTAGATTTAGGAGCATACGCCGTTGTAGTCGGTACTGCAATTACAGGCATTGACCACCAAGTCAAAGCCTATCAACAAGCTATGACTGCAGAAGCTACAAAGTCTGCAAGCTAA
- a CDS encoding 2TM domain-containing protein codes for MTISDSEARINRSYSQEEIQQILQIAIARQAYEGEFSHEQLLEIAAELEISPECLQLAECEWQSQRTEIQKRQAFNAYRRQKLQKHFGNYAIVNSFLVLLNVVSAGELSWSLYVLLFWGLGLGLNTWNTYQSKGEDYERAFQKWHRKHQVKQLMNSFMNKWLKAW; via the coding sequence ATGACAATTTCTGATTCTGAAGCTAGAATCAACCGTTCTTATAGTCAAGAAGAGATTCAGCAAATTCTTCAGATTGCGATCGCCCGTCAAGCTTACGAAGGAGAATTCTCCCACGAGCAATTGTTGGAAATTGCAGCTGAATTAGAAATTTCGCCAGAGTGCCTGCAACTGGCAGAATGCGAGTGGCAGTCCCAGCGAACAGAAATCCAAAAGCGGCAAGCATTTAACGCCTACCGCCGCCAGAAATTACAGAAGCATTTTGGCAATTACGCAATTGTCAATTCTTTTTTGGTACTGCTGAATGTTGTCAGTGCTGGCGAGCTTTCTTGGTCACTTTACGTTTTATTATTTTGGGGTTTAGGTCTCGGACTTAATACCTGGAATACCTATCAGTCTAAGGGTGAGGACTACGAAAGAGCTTTCCAGAAGTGGCACCGCAAGCATCAAGTTAAACAGTTGATGAACAGCTTCATGAATAAGTGGCTTAAGGCGTGGTAA
- a CDS encoding serine hydrolase domain-containing protein: MARNVPDQLQILERQPQEKITEPEQPVTPTPSAPGLNDSQEFEAFVDNFFNEEMSKSHIAGGVVSVVKDGKLFFAKGYGYANLEKKIPVEADKTLFRVASLSKLFTATAAMQLYEQSLLDLNAPVNQYLTDFQLENPFPEPARVAQLMTHTDGTTKRRIGLAARTEAEMEPLGNYLADHMPPIVWQPGELYSYSSHATALLGYLVERISGIPFVQYIDKNILQPLEMRRSTFLQPPPPPLTNNLAVGYQYQNGNFKPVPYLYLNIAPAAAMSTTATDMANFMIAHLLHGRYENSRILEEDTARLMHEQHFTHHPKLPGTAYSFHERLENNIRAIGHLGSLRGYSSSLTLLPDHNIGIFTATNSFTGVHGKLIPQFFDRYFPVPKRPAPLEPLNITDEQLDRLTGTYRDLEYPRHTFAKLTAPFKHINIKEGDNSTLLVSTPGLFFLGNAPKVRLVPVEPLLFQRVDDEAFTAFGEDSSGQIRFAFNPLWPIIGAYERVPWYETIWLQLGIVGFCAVVFLSAFIIWPIRPLIRRLRGERFQVKRRLSQAWLLAGLIGALNLVFLIGFPLSLWLYGVWRLVYGVPAFVVALLCLPLVATVLTLGLPVFSVLAWKNGYWSVRGRSHYSLITLATLAFIPFLVYWNLLGFQF; this comes from the coding sequence TTGGCTCGAAATGTACCAGACCAGTTGCAAATTTTAGAGCGCCAACCGCAGGAGAAAATTACTGAACCTGAGCAGCCTGTGACCCCAACTCCCAGTGCACCAGGACTAAATGATTCCCAGGAGTTTGAAGCCTTCGTAGACAACTTCTTTAACGAGGAGATGTCAAAGTCTCATATCGCTGGTGGAGTTGTCTCTGTCGTGAAAGATGGGAAACTCTTTTTTGCCAAGGGTTATGGCTATGCAAATTTAGAAAAAAAAATTCCAGTTGAAGCAGATAAAACGCTGTTTCGCGTTGCCTCCCTCTCTAAACTATTCACCGCTACAGCAGCGATGCAGTTGTACGAGCAGTCCCTGCTCGACCTAAATGCTCCTGTCAACCAGTACCTCACGGACTTCCAACTAGAGAACCCTTTTCCTGAGCCAGCCAGAGTTGCCCAGCTGATGACGCACACGGACGGTACTACTAAACGGCGGATCGGACTGGCAGCTCGCACAGAAGCTGAAATGGAGCCGTTGGGAAATTACCTGGCTGACCATATGCCACCCATTGTTTGGCAACCCGGTGAACTATACAGTTATTCCAGTCATGCCACTGCTTTGTTGGGCTATTTAGTGGAACGGATCTCAGGTATCCCTTTCGTCCAATACATCGATAAAAACATCCTCCAGCCGCTAGAAATGCGCCGTAGCACCTTTCTCCAGCCACCGCCGCCACCTTTAACAAATAATTTGGCTGTGGGCTATCAGTATCAAAATGGCAATTTTAAACCCGTTCCATACCTGTATCTCAACATCGCTCCCGCTGCGGCAATGAGTACGACAGCAACAGATATGGCAAACTTTATGATTGCCCACCTGTTGCATGGTCGCTACGAAAACTCGCGGATTTTAGAGGAGGATACGGCGCGGCTGATGCACGAGCAGCACTTTACCCACCATCCTAAATTACCTGGCACTGCTTACAGCTTTCACGAGCGGTTGGAAAACAACATTCGAGCGATCGGACACTTGGGCAGCTTGCGTGGTTATTCTAGCTCCCTCACCCTACTACCTGACCACAACATTGGGATATTTACTGCAACTAACAGCTTTACTGGCGTGCATGGAAAACTAATCCCGCAGTTTTTCGACCGCTATTTTCCAGTTCCCAAAAGACCTGCACCTCTTGAACCCCTTAACATTACTGACGAACAACTCGATCGCCTGACTGGCACCTACCGCGATCTGGAGTATCCCCGCCACACCTTTGCCAAGCTGACCGCCCCGTTTAAGCATATCAACATCAAAGAAGGTGACAACAGCACTTTGCTGGTTAGTACCCCTGGTCTGTTCTTCCTGGGAAATGCTCCAAAGGTAAGGTTAGTTCCTGTGGAACCGCTGTTATTCCAGCGCGTTGATGATGAAGCGTTCACTGCCTTTGGCGAGGATAGCAGTGGTCAGATCCGGTTCGCGTTTAATCCACTTTGGCCGATAATAGGAGCCTATGAGCGGGTGCCTTGGTATGAAACTATCTGGTTACAGCTAGGGATTGTTGGCTTTTGTGCAGTAGTTTTCCTGTCAGCCTTCATCATCTGGCCAATACGCCCTTTGATTCGTCGTTTACGAGGAGAGCGTTTTCAAGTTAAGCGGCGGTTGAGTCAGGCTTGGTTGTTAGCAGGTCTGATCGGTGCTCTGAATCTGGTCTTCTTGATTGGCTTCCCCCTGTCGCTGTGGCTGTACGGTGTATGGAGGCTGGTGTATGGCGTACCTGCCTTTGTGGTAGCCTTACTTTGTCTTCCTCTTGTGGCTACCGTCCTCACTTTAGGATTGCCTGTCTTTAGCGTATTAGCATGGAAAAATGGGTACTGGTCAGTTAGGGGGCGATCGCATTACTCCTTAATTACGCTAGCCACGCTGGCTTTTATTCCTTTCCTGGTCTACTGGAATCTATTAGGGTTCCAGTTTTAA
- a CDS encoding DNA topoisomerase IB, which translates to MPHGHLQATGRDAKGRKQYRYHAHWRQIRSQTKFNRMIAFGEALPKIRQRIAEDLVLRGLPREKVLATVVRLLETTRIRVGNEEYAQTNRSFGLTTMRDRHVDISGSKLRFKFRGKSGVKHDIELSDRRLAKIVKRCQDIPGQELFQYLDDDGQHQPIDSDDINSYLREITGLDFTAKDFRTWSGTVLAALELYDLGSCDSQTQGKKNVTQAIKDVAKQLGNRPATCRKYYVHPAIIDAYLDDSLFQTMEPAITQKIADSPLALRPEEQAVLKLLEQHLIQEQLT; encoded by the coding sequence CTGCCACACGGACACCTCCAGGCAACGGGGCGTGATGCGAAGGGGCGCAAGCAATACCGCTATCATGCCCATTGGAGACAGATACGCAGTCAGACTAAGTTTAACCGGATGATTGCTTTTGGTGAAGCACTGCCAAAGATTCGCCAGCGCATAGCAGAGGATTTGGTGCTTCGAGGTTTGCCGCGAGAAAAAGTGCTAGCTACAGTCGTGCGACTGCTGGAGACTACGCGCATTCGAGTGGGAAATGAAGAATATGCCCAGACAAACCGCTCATTTGGCTTAACAACGATGCGCGATCGCCATGTTGACATCTCTGGTTCAAAACTCCGTTTTAAGTTTCGAGGCAAAAGTGGGGTGAAGCATGATATTGAGCTGAGCGATCGGCGTTTGGCAAAAATTGTTAAACGCTGCCAAGATATCCCCGGTCAAGAACTGTTTCAGTATCTTGATGACGATGGGCAGCACCAGCCAATTGACTCAGACGATATAAATTCTTACCTGAGGGAAATCACAGGATTGGATTTTACCGCTAAGGACTTTCGCACCTGGTCTGGTACAGTTCTGGCGGCTTTAGAACTTTATGATTTAGGTTCATGTGATTCGCAGACTCAGGGAAAGAAAAACGTTACTCAGGCAATCAAAGATGTTGCTAAGCAACTGGGTAACCGTCCCGCTACTTGTCGTAAGTACTATGTCCATCCTGCAATCATCGATGCTTATCTGGACGATTCACTATTTCAGACAATGGAGCCAGCAATTACTCAGAAGATAGCTGATTCACCTTTAGCACTGCGCCCAGAAGAACAGGCAGTACTCAAACTTCTAGAGCAGCATCTTATCCAAGAGCAACTAACTTAA
- a CDS encoding DUF1206 domain-containing protein → MAIQTAVNPWIERIARFGYAAKGVVYFIVGLLAMPIAFGVGSQTVGTNGALQTIVTQPFGSSSLSVVAVGLIAYAIWRFTQAFIDPEHQGTDAKRVVKRLGYALSGLSYAGLSLTAMQIIVGSEGNNSNWRQDWTAHLLAQPFGQWLVGIVGVIVLGVGFSYVYRAYTAKFRERFRLVEMSNAQLKWATRVGRYGIAARGIAFGLIGLLLIQAAVQSDSDEAQGLGGALQTLAQEPSGRWILGVVAVGLVAYAIHMLVLARYRRIITR, encoded by the coding sequence ATGGCTATACAGACGGCAGTCAACCCGTGGATTGAGCGAATCGCACGGTTCGGTTATGCTGCCAAGGGGGTAGTCTATTTTATCGTAGGGTTGCTGGCAATGCCTATAGCGTTTGGCGTTGGCAGTCAAACGGTTGGCACGAATGGTGCCCTTCAGACAATTGTTACGCAGCCATTTGGAAGCTCTTCGCTCAGCGTGGTTGCTGTAGGGTTGATTGCTTACGCTATCTGGCGTTTCACTCAAGCATTCATAGATCCTGAACACCAAGGCACAGATGCGAAGAGAGTTGTAAAGCGCCTTGGCTACGCGTTGAGCGGTCTGAGCTACGCAGGTTTATCACTTACCGCTATGCAGATCATTGTTGGTTCGGAAGGCAACAACAGTAATTGGAGGCAAGACTGGACGGCGCACTTGCTTGCACAGCCGTTTGGTCAATGGCTAGTCGGGATTGTCGGGGTGATTGTGCTCGGCGTGGGCTTTTCCTATGTGTATAGAGCCTACACTGCTAAATTCCGTGAACGGTTTAGATTGGTCGAGATGAGTAATGCACAGCTAAAGTGGGCGACGCGTGTCGGCAGATATGGTATTGCTGCACGTGGTATTGCTTTCGGTCTCATCGGTCTTCTCCTGATTCAAGCTGCTGTTCAGTCCGACTCAGATGAAGCCCAAGGACTGGGTGGTGCCCTACAGACGCTGGCACAAGAACCTTCCGGTCGGTGGATTTTGGGTGTTGTCGCAGTCGGTCTAGTCGCCTATGCTATCCATATGCTGGTACTGGCTCGATATCGTCGGATTATTACCCGATGA